Below is a genomic region from Streptococcus salivarius.
CAAAGTCCCAATGTAAAAAGGCACCAAAACCATAAATCAAAGACCACAATGATAGTATAGCTAATATAATAAAATTTTTCCGTTTCAATAATTTATATAGTTCTGCTAAAACGATTGATTGCATTTTTTACCCCCTAAATAATTCTTCAATAGAGTCACTCACCGTGATTTCTTTTATCTCACAATTATATTTATAAATGAGCTTCAGGATCGAATTCAATAACATCATATCATGTGGTAAGATTATCTGACCTTCTTTTAGGGTAACTAATTTACTAAGACTTTGTTCCAACTCCGGCACTGCATATTCTAAAGTAATAATTATTTTATTTTTTCCTAGTTTAGTATGTGTTTCAATACTCTTTCCATTTATAAATAGGAAATAATCACAAATTTCTTCAATTTCATGTAACTGATGTGATGAGATTAATATTGTAACCCCTTTTTCACGACGTAACTTCACAATATAGTCTAAAAGAACTCTAACTCCTGCAGGATCTAAACCCACAAAAGGTTCATCTAGAATCAGAAACTCAGGGTCATCTAACAAGGCCAATGCCAAACCCAATCTCTGCTTCATGCCAAACGAGTAAGATTTTACTAGTTTTTTGCTACTATCTAAACCCACAAATTTTAACAACTTATTAATCCGTTTATCTAGTCCACTCTTATCAAATGATGAAGAATACATAGAGAATAATTTCAAATTATCATATGCAGAAAAATCTTCAAATAATTTACAATCTAGAAGAAAACCGATTTTATTTAAACTATTTCTTTTAGTATTATATTCTGAATCCCCTTTAAATTGAATTTTACCTTTTGTGCGTGGAGTAAGTCCTAAGATCATCTTCATTAAAGTAGTCTTTCCACAGCCATTCTTCCCAATTAAGCCAACAATGTCACCTCTTTGAATTTCGAAATTGAGATTGGTTAATACCTCTTGTTTTCCAAATGATTTATTCAAATGACAGACTCGTAATATTGTATTCATGGTGATTACCTCCATCAGTTGCAGTATACATTAAAAAATCATTGAATTTATCAAAAGTTTCAAGTAATAATTCATACTTGTCTTTTGCAATAATTTTACCTTTTTCCATAAAAGTTATAGAATCAAATCTTTTTAAAAATGGCTTTAATAAAGCTATTTAAAATGTGTCAACTATTATTAATAAGGCATTCTATATGTTTTTAGTTTAGCTTAAAATATCAAAATCAACTTTCTTTTGTATCATTTTGTTGTTTTTTTTGTAGTAAATAGTAAAAAACTATTTATTCATTACATTTTCAGTTCTTAAGACAGCCAATTATTTTGCGAGTGTAGTGAGCATATACTGAGACTTGACGCTGTGATAATGACGCCTAAAACTTTGTAGTCATAAGCGTTGGGAAGTTTTGAGACCTTAGGCTCAAAAGAAAAATTTATCTTCAAACTAAATAAGCTCTTTTGAGTTTCCAAAAAGGTTTGATAATAATCAAAAAAGCTGAAACACTTTGGTTTCAACCTCTTGAATTTTTAAATTAAAATTTGCTTTCACCTAAAAGCCTGAGCCTAGAAACTTTGCTTCTTAGCTTTACGCTCAGCACGCCCCTTAGCACGGTTAGCCGCACGGCGCTCACGTTTGCGTTTTTCATCAACCTTCCACTGAATTTTCTTCTTGTAGCCAGGCTTGATTTTTTTCTTTTTCTTCTTAACCAAACCGATCATTTCCGTATCAAGTTTTTGATAGGCTTTTTCACGGTTGGCACGACGGTCACGGTCATAGGTATCTTGAAACTCGCCGTCCTTATAGACTTTAGGGTCAAAGGTAATCCCCATCTTTTCAAGCTCACGAATATCTGAGTCGTCACTTGGTTGATAAAGGGTAATGGCTGTTCCTGACAAACCATTACGTCCTGTACGCCCCACACGGTGAACAAAGAAGGACAAGTCTTGAGGGATAGCATCATTGATAACATGGCTAACCCCTTCAATATCAATCCCACGCGCTGCAAGGTCAGTCGCTACAATGTACTCAAAATCAAGCTTCTTGACTTGATTCATGATACGCTTACGCTCACGTGGTGGAATACCTCCATGAATTTTGGCAACCTTAAGACCATTTGACACTAGGTAGCTGTGCAAATCGTCTGCACGTTCCTTGGTATTAACGAAAATCATTGCCAGGTATGGTTGCATCCCCTTAAGCATCTCAAGAATCTGTTCATTCTTGTTGCGACCCTTAGTAGATACCAACCAGTTATCAATGGTATCAGCAATAACTGTTGAAGTTTTGATTTGTTCCATGACGGGATTGGTCAAATACTTCTTCAAGAATGGCTGTAATTTTTGAGGAATGGTTGCTGAGAAGACCAAAATTTGCACTTCTTTAGGAAGGCTTGCCGCAATCTTGTCCACAGTATCCAAGAATCCCATGTCCATGGTCATATCAGCTTCGTCAACAACAAAGGTATGGGCCTTGTGGATAGCCAAGTCACCAGACTTAACTAGGTCATAGATACGCCCTGGTGTACCGATAACAATATGAGGTTGGGCTACCTTGAGTTTCTCAATCTGACGTTGCTTGTCTGTACCACCCACATAGTTAACAACACGAATTTCTGTATCAGAGTGTTTAGCAATCTGTTTTGTCGCTTGGTAAATCTGTGTCGCCAATTCACGTGATGGCGCTGTGATAACAACTTGAACATCTCCACTCTTTGGATTGAGTTTCTCAAAAATTGGCAAAAGGAAGGTATGTGTCTTCCCTAAACCCGTCTTTGATTCACCAACCAAATCACGACCTGAACGGACTACAGGAATCAATTTCTGTTGAACAGGTGTTGGCTCCTTAAACTTAATCTCGTCAAGAGCCTCCTGAATAAATGTTTTAAAATTAAAATCTTTAAATGACATGTTTATTTACTTCTTTTCTATCTAGTCTATCCCTATCATTATAACAAAAAAAGAGCATTTCTGCTCCTTTCATTTATTTCATAACGTTTCCAAGAACCATCCAAAGGGTAATGGCACTTGCAAGTGCTCCAACGGTCCAAAGGAAAGCATCAACCTTCCACTCTGACCATTTGTCACCCTTACCTGAAAGACCACCCAATTCTAGGTGATGGTGGAATGGTGTCATACGGAAAATACGACGACCTTCTCCATACTTACGCTTAGTGTATTTGAAATAGCTGACCTGTAGCATGACAGAAGCTGTCTCAAAGACATAAACCACACCAATCAAGAGTAGGGTCCACTCTACACGTAAGGCAATAGAGATAACTGCAAGCATAGCTCCAAGTGACAAGGAACCAACATCTCCCATAAAGACCTTGGCTGGCTTGTGGTTAAAGACGAAGAAGCCAAGAAGAGCACCAATCATAGTGATAATGATGGTCAAGATAGCGAACTCACCCTTGACAAAAGCGATAATCCCATAGGCAATCAAGCTGATAACCACAGAGATAGAAGCTAAACCATCAATACCATCTGTCAAGTTCACAGCATTTGAGAAACCAACAATCCAGAATAGGACAAAGAGAACATAGAAGACACCGAGATGAATGGTTAATCCACCAATAACTAAGCTATCTGTCCCACTAGGGAGTACGTGGATAAAGTAGAAAAGCAAACCCGCAATAATCTGCAAGGCCATCTTTTGCCAAGGTTTAAGTCCCTCATTGATTTGACGGAAAATCTTAAGGAAATCATCAAGGAAACCAATGATTCCATAAATCAAAATGACAAAGAGAATCCCCGCTGTGGCACCATAGGCTTGGTGTCCCTCGCTAAAGACGTGGAAGTTGAAAATCAAGCTAACCAAGATGGCAACCACTAGGAAGACTGTCCCTCCCATAGTTGGCGTCCCAGCCTTAGCCAAATGCTGCTTCACATCTTCATGCATTTGTTGGCCACCGATTTTCTTGATTTTGTAGTAAGTAATAAAGTGAGGCATGGCGAGCACCGTCAACACAAAGGCGGCCACGCCTGCTATCAGACTCATAGTCATCTTAGTCTCCTAAAGTAATGGTAATCTTCTTGGTTTTAGACAGGGCTTTTCCTGCCGCAACACTTTGTTTGGTAACAGTCCCTGACTTGCTACCCTTGTAAGTAATTTTAATGCCTTTCCATTTAGCAAAGGTTTCAACGTTCTTCTTGGTCCAACCATACATGTCTGGAAGTTCTGTGAAGTCATTGGTCATGATAAGAATCTGTTCATTAGCCTTAATATTGGCTTTGGCATCTACAGAAACCTTCTCAATCTTATCACCAACACCCAAAACAATCGGATGAATCAAGTTTTGACGAAGGGTGTTAGCTGTCTCACCTGGACGCTTACCGATAATATCGCCAGTTTGATAGCTCGTTTCTTCGGTCTTTTCACTACCTTCAGAAACAGAAGTATCTAGGGTGTCGCCCATAGACATGGCTTCTTCCAAAACCGGGTTAACCACAGTCGCATAGAAATTATTATCCCAGGTCTTAGGCTCTTGAACAGTCACATACATGATGTATTCTGGATCATCTGCAGGAACCATGGCCACAACTGAGTTGAGAGTTTCATTAGCCCCATCTTTGTAAGTCCCAGTCTTTTCATCGGCAACTTGAGCCGTTCCTGACTTAACTGAAACGTCATAATTGCCGACCTGGATAATCGGTGAACCTTCAGATTTATTGTAAAGAGTACCGAACTCTGGGTCTGTGCCAACAGAAATCATATAATTACGAGTTTCAGAGGCGGCCTGCTTAGAAACTGGCTTGCCGATAACTTCTTTCTTAGCTGTACGGACAGTACCTTGGTTAACATCAGCAACCTGTTTAATAAACTGAGGTTCCAGCATAATACCTTTGTTAGAAATTGCGGTAAAGGCTCGAAGCATTTGTACCTGAGTCACTGAAATCCCTTGTCCAAAAGACGATTGAGCGATATTAACAGAGTTTCGAGAGACAACACCAGAAGACTCACCTACCATACCAAAGCGAGTTGGAAGACCAAATTTGTAGAGAGAAAGGTAGTTAGACCAGACTTTGTCCCCCATCTCTTGTTCCAAAATGGTCATACCAACGTTACTTGAATAGGAGAACCCTTGGGCAAATGACATGTTTTGACCTGTTGAGATACCTTCATTGATTGACCAGTCATTGATTTCAACGTCGTCAACCTTAATACCGTTGGCATTACTATAGGTCGCATTCGGGTTGAAGCTTCCATTGTTAATAGCAGCTGACAAGAGCATGACCTTCATGGTTGATCCAGGCTCATACTGGGCTTCGTAAAGACGGTTAACCCAGTCATAGTTCTTCTTAGCCTGTCCCTCAAGGGTATCAGAATTATAGGTCGGACGTTGTGTCGTTGCAAGGATCTCACCTGTCTTAGCATTAACAACTGTCGCTGAAGCATTTACCCCTTTTGTCTGCTCC
It encodes:
- a CDS encoding ABC transporter ATP-binding protein; amino-acid sequence: MNTILRVCHLNKSFGKQEVLTNLNFEIQRGDIVGLIGKNGCGKTTLMKMILGLTPRTKGKIQFKGDSEYNTKRNSLNKIGFLLDCKLFEDFSAYDNLKLFSMYSSSFDKSGLDKRINKLLKFVGLDSSKKLVKSYSFGMKQRLGLALALLDDPEFLILDEPFVGLDPAGVRVLLDYIVKLRREKGVTILISSHQLHEIEEICDYFLFINGKSIETHTKLGKNKIIITLEYAVPELEQSLSKLVTLKEGQIILPHDMMLLNSILKLIYKYNCEIKEITVSDSIEELFRG
- a CDS encoding DEAD/DEAH box helicase, translating into MSFKDFNFKTFIQEALDEIKFKEPTPVQQKLIPVVRSGRDLVGESKTGLGKTHTFLLPIFEKLNPKSGDVQVVITAPSRELATQIYQATKQIAKHSDTEIRVVNYVGGTDKQRQIEKLKVAQPHIVIGTPGRIYDLVKSGDLAIHKAHTFVVDEADMTMDMGFLDTVDKIAASLPKEVQILVFSATIPQKLQPFLKKYLTNPVMEQIKTSTVIADTIDNWLVSTKGRNKNEQILEMLKGMQPYLAMIFVNTKERADDLHSYLVSNGLKVAKIHGGIPPRERKRIMNQVKKLDFEYIVATDLAARGIDIEGVSHVINDAIPQDLSFFVHRVGRTGRNGLSGTAITLYQPSDDSDIRELEKMGITFDPKVYKDGEFQDTYDRDRRANREKAYQKLDTEMIGLVKKKKKKIKPGYKKKIQWKVDEKRKRERRAANRAKGRAERKAKKQSF
- the mraY gene encoding phospho-N-acetylmuramoyl-pentapeptide-transferase, whose amino-acid sequence is MTMSLIAGVAAFVLTVLAMPHFITYYKIKKIGGQQMHEDVKQHLAKAGTPTMGGTVFLVVAILVSLIFNFHVFSEGHQAYGATAGILFVILIYGIIGFLDDFLKIFRQINEGLKPWQKMALQIIAGLLFYFIHVLPSGTDSLVIGGLTIHLGVFYVLFVLFWIVGFSNAVNLTDGIDGLASISVVISLIAYGIIAFVKGEFAILTIIITMIGALLGFFVFNHKPAKVFMGDVGSLSLGAMLAVISIALRVEWTLLLIGVVYVFETASVMLQVSYFKYTKRKYGEGRRIFRMTPFHHHLELGGLSGKGDKWSEWKVDAFLWTVGALASAITLWMVLGNVMK
- the pbp2X gene encoding penicillin-binding protein PBP2X, yielding MNRLRKLKHLFLNYVVRDRRKPAQNRQHVGQNLMVLSIFIFFVFIINFVVIIGTDSKFGVDLSTQAAKSYNTKTTVAAKRGTIYDRNGNVLAEDSTSYAIYAIVSTSYVSATQEKLYVQDSQFDKVADILKDKLGIEKSAALAQLRTKGAYQVSFGLKGKGITYSVKEELEKAFKDAGIKGMAFEATTSRMYPNGTFASEFLGRAEAVENKKDGSYSLIGQTGLERSLNSLLTGTDGEAIYEKDKNGNTLLGTETITKEAIDGKNIYTTLSAPLQTFLETQMDTFMEQTKGVNASATVVNAKTGEILATTQRPTYNSDTLEGQAKKNYDWVNRLYEAQYEPGSTMKVMLLSAAINNGSFNPNATYSNANGIKVDDVEINDWSINEGISTGQNMSFAQGFSYSSNVGMTILEQEMGDKVWSNYLSLYKFGLPTRFGMVGESSGVVSRNSVNIAQSSFGQGISVTQVQMLRAFTAISNKGIMLEPQFIKQVADVNQGTVRTAKKEVIGKPVSKQAASETRNYMISVGTDPEFGTLYNKSEGSPIIQVGNYDVSVKSGTAQVADEKTGTYKDGANETLNSVVAMVPADDPEYIMYVTVQEPKTWDNNFYATVVNPVLEEAMSMGDTLDTSVSEGSEKTEETSYQTGDIIGKRPGETANTLRQNLIHPIVLGVGDKIEKVSVDAKANIKANEQILIMTNDFTELPDMYGWTKKNVETFAKWKGIKITYKGSKSGTVTKQSVAAGKALSKTKKITITLGD